GTTTTTTTGACAAGTGAGGTTGGGTGATCCGCTCTCCTAGTAAGGATGAAAATTGCctgatcaaaaacaaaaatgacgAAAATTTGAGTGTAAAAAAAATCCCACCTATAATCAAATAGATGTCATGTTGTTAAAATCAATGGTCCACAAACTCCCTGTCAATACTCATTATTCATAGCAGAATATGTGGGCTGGTAGTGGGGTTTCCGCTATGGTGTCTTATTCGACGCGTATTTGTCATAGTGGAGACTCAAAAGTACAGTAAACCGACGTAACaagcttcaaagttcaaagttcACAGAACttcaaataataatttttgCCGTTTTAAATTGAGTTTGTCCGAATCTCCACTCGCGCTGGCGCATGACTGATTTTGCATTTATTAACATATGTACCTATAAAAGTGGAAAtagaaattttttattgaagTTATTGTTCGCTTTGCATAGATTTATTATTCATTAATTGTTATCATTGGTATTTAGACCCATGAAAACAATCTACTATGTGAAAggagttgaattttttttataaaccacTAAGCTATATTTTACTTGATGGATGTGAAATTTCAATCGTTACAAATATATCTAACCAGCTAAGCTCGTGAGCTCTCGAACTAATTATCAGCATGGTCGAGTTCGAAATAGATTCGAAACTATTTTTTAACGTGAGCTAGGTTCGAGCTCAAACTTATTCGAATTCGAATGTCGAGCTCGAGCTCGAACTACTCCATTAATAAACAACCCTATCCTCAATTAAGTAGTGTTACACACGCGCAAGGTAAGCGCCTGGGAACTACATTCCTTGGTTGAGCCATAATCTTAACTTAAACATAGAAAACATCATTAAAATCatgtttttgttatgttttgccAACAATTAAAGCAATACCAAAGCTTCATCGGCCATTGATACTGTTCGGTCCCATTTTCTGTCTCGGCCTTCTTGGTGCCCTAGCTTTCtatcaattattttttatactATTAGAATCCCATCGAGCTTAGCCTTTGAATCTTTCGATGTAAAGGCTCTTCTTTCTCTCCGGCTCTTCGCTGTCAAGTCTTTATTCCAGTAAGCATTTCTATTACCTGTTTTAGGTTCGAAATCAAAGAGGAGTTTTTTGAAACTCACACACTTCAATTGGGTTCGCTTGAATTGATTAGATCTGTGGCAGTTTAGAGTAAAAAGCCGCTTTATAGTTAAACGCTTGTGGAAATCTGAATTTGTGTTTTTAACAGCTACTGTGATTTAATGAACTTTaaagtttttcctttttgtgcattgaagtCTGCTTTTAGTAGCTGAATTGAGTGCCTTTCAAGGCTTGCTCACAAATATCAAGCTTGTTCCATTCATTGCTTTTGCTATTTCTGCTCTTTGTTTAGGAAATATGTGTTGTCATGGTATTGGTATATACAATCCTTTAACTTTTATGAACTTCTGTTCCAAATCCATGTTTTATCAGGTCTCATTGTAGATGATATTCATATATTTGAGACGGTGTCTTTGGTTCTGTTATCGGACCTCCTTGCTTCTTTGTCTTTCGTTTTGTGCCTCACCATATCTGGGACTACTAGCTGATTTAGGGAATTTCAAGTTCTTTTAGGATTGAGAGGAAAGTATATGAAACTGATGTCGACGAAGCACCCATTAACGAGTATGAGAAAATATGCCAATTCCCACACAACAAGGTTTTTCAGTGATAGAAGATGGATGATTCCATTCTTTACGAGTTTACTCATATCTATTACTCTGTTGTTCTCAGCCTTTTTTGGTCTATTTACCTCTCCTTATGGTGGAGATCAGTTATCGTTGGACAGAATTCCATTTGGGAGAGCAGATGATTCTAGTGAGTACTTTGTAGAAATGGATATAAATAAATCTTTGAACACGAGTAGGTATTCCAAATCAGGAGCACCTAGAATAGCTTATCTTATATCAGGAACAAAGGGTGATAGTCGGAGAATGATGAGGACCTTACAGGCAATTTATCATCCCAGAAATCAGTATATTCTGCATCTGGATCTTGAGGCTCCAGCTCGTGAAAGGTTGGAAATGACCCAATATGTGAAGAGTGACGCAACATTCGACGAAGTAAGTAATGTGCGCGTTATGGCACAATCCAATTTGGTGACGTATAAGGGCCCCACAATGATTGCTTGTACACTACAAGCGATTGCAATCATGTTGAGGGAGAACGTGGAGTGGGACTGGTTCATTAATCTCAGTGCTTCAGATTATCCTCTTATGACACAAGATGGTTAGTGGCTTAGTGCAGGAACTATTTACCTGTTTCATATTCAATGTTGTTTCCTTCATTGCTTTTGTGTTTTTGCATGATTTTTTTGTTCGTTTGTTGATGAGTAGATTTCAGTGAGACTTTGTGAcattagaaaacaaaaacatatatgGGTTAATTTTGATATGCCTCAAAACGGCCCAAACATCTTTAGTAATGACGTTCCTGCACATTATAATAAACTCGAACTTTACGAGAGAGGCTAGATTGTAGATTGACCTAAACATCAGCATGGCTAGATTTCGACATAACTTGTTTGCACTCCTTGGCTGGAGATATCAAAACCTTTATGTTGCTGGTGGACATTAGCATGGCTAGTTTTTGACATTAACTTTTAAAAATGCTGATTGGAGTCACTTAAATTCTAATAACTGCTGTTTTTTCAAGGAAAGATATTTGAACGATTTGTTTGCTCTTGTTAAAATTGTTTATATAGACTAATGAGTCTGAGTTACCTAGGTTTTTGATATTTAGTCGAAGAAGGGTGACAGCGGTATTTGGACTATCTTATTGCTTCTAAAATTTGTACTAGGGCGTAAAAATGGATTTTGGTATGTGACTCTTTGCACAGATGAGTGTAGCACTTGGATTTAACCGTTTCTCATGCAGTTTGTAGTTTCACCCTGGTATGATATCCTTCTGAGAGCCCTTATCATTGCAGTATGAATACAATTCAAGTTATGTGGTTAGGTCAAAGCTCTCACTTGGATGATAGCTTACGAGAAAGGTTGCCCATAATGTGAAAGAATAGCTTTATTAGTATAAACTATCAGTTGTGCATGAGGATAGCAGTCTATTGTTGACCCAGGAGTATTTAGCCTTGCAAGGTGGTTCTTGCCGATTCACACGGGATTCCCTGTGCCCCGTGCTCCATAGAACATTTCattccaaaagaccaagttttgttgaaatttgGACAGAAAATCTGTGCTTTCATGTTTTGGCGTAAATTTTTGCTATTTATATTGAGTTGGATTTACGCTTTTCATGCTGAGGTTCATCTGAAAATAACAGAGATTGTGATATCTGCATACATTTCAATTGTCTGCGTATGCCGTATTGCCATATGTGCGTTAATAATCCGCATTATAAGCGAGAATTTCGAGGCATAACGAAGTATTCATCCTTTTTTTTGTTAACTTATACTTAAGATCAAaatctctaatttattttttgttgcgCAGATTTGCTTCACGTTTTCTCAAATTTGTCCAGAAATCTCAACTTCATTGAACATATACACTTTACTGGGTGGAAATTGTAAGTAGGgtaaataaaaatttgtataCTTTCTCTGCGGGGATCCTTCTCTCTTTGATAAGATGGTTTACGATTGCTATAATGCTCTGCCCTATTGATCAGGAATCAAAGAGCAAAACCAATCATTATTGATCCTGGCCTTTACTTGTCTAAAAAATCTGACCTCTCTTGGACTACTCAACGCCGATCACTTCCCACGTCTTTCAAGTTGTTTACAGGTAACTCTGTCTCTCCGGCCttcaaatattataaaatacGTAATTCCAGTTCAATTTTAACTTCTTGTTGCCAAAAGTCAAATGTGCTACTGTGCTAGTTGGTTTGTGTCAATGCAATTGCATCATCGATTTAGATAAATGCTGAAGACGTTGCTAATAAGATTGCAGTGTTAAAGAACCTGTACGGGAGAGGAAAGATTGGTCATTTACTTCAATTGGTCATAGGCAAAGGATTATCTTGTGTTACTCAAATTTGCTTACATGCCAGTTATATTTTCTTATGCGGACATTTGATTCATTTGACATACCTCTTCTCTATTATCTCCGAATTCCTTTGAACTCTTCAAACCGCATAATTATGCATAAATTACTAACTCATTTCAAACTTGATCCATGTTTTCCTCTGTTGTACAGGTTCAGCATGGGTAATGCTAACTCGATCCTTCGTTGAGTACTGTATAATGGGATGGGATAACCTTCCCCGCACTATTCTAATGTATTACACAAATTTTGTATCTTCTCCAGAAGGCTATTTCCACACTGTTATATGCAACAATGAAGAATACCGGACCACTGCAATAAGCCACGATCTTCACTACATTGCTTGGGATAATCCTCCTAAGCAGCATCCTGCATCGCTGACAATGAAAGACTATGACAAAATGGTAAAAAGCAAAGCCCCGTTTGCTCGTAAGTTTGCAAAGGACGATCCTGTTTTAGACAAAATTGATAAAGAGCTTCTAGGCCGTACCCTCCGTTTCCCACTTGGGGCATGGTGTATAGGGAGCACCAACGGTGGATCAGATCCATGCTCTGCCCGTGGAAACGATTCAGTGTTCAATCCAGGTCCTGGTGCTGAGAGGTTGCAAGAATTGGTCCAGACATTGTTATCTGAAGAATCTCGGAAAAAGCAGTGTTCATGACAAAAGGTGAAAGGTAGTCAGGTGGACACAACCACAAGTGTAAATTGGTGTGTCTATAGGTGGTTGTTGGTTCTTGATGTAAAACGATGAAGCCTTTCATTTCCATATAGTTGAATTTACCATTCACATGATGTTTCACAGAATTTACAAGTTATAAAGAGAAATACCAGAAACCTCGGACTTTATGAAGAATGTTAGCAGTCTCAGACATGACTGAATGCCATACCGGTCTGTTGGATTAGCCCTCAAATTGAGAATGGCTCAATGTTGTAGCTGATGGACGTCAGGCAGTGTCGATCAGAGGCAGTGTCGCTCGAGCGGCTGCCCCAATCATCGAAATGCCTCTAGCCGGAGAGACTTTTCTTGGCTGTAGGGTGTGctgcagaacaaaaaaaatactggCACAGTGGCACTGCAAagaccccaccccaccccatcTAGTGACCTATTTGGAGTTGGACTTCCCCTCCTTCACGTGTTTGATGGGGATTCATTGATGGGCTAAAACCTAAAGCCCAATGGCAGTATGTTCGTAAATTTGTAGACCGATGGTCATGGACTCAAATCCCAATGAACAAGCCCGGATGATTGgactaacaaaaataattatccAGTTTTGAAAGTGGTTTTAATGtcattttacaaaataattatcACTGTTGCCGGGGATCGAACCGGGGTCGTTGGCGTGACAGGAGTAA
This genomic stretch from Tripterygium wilfordii isolate XIE 37 chromosome 22, ASM1340144v1, whole genome shotgun sequence harbors:
- the LOC119991717 gene encoding beta-glucuronosyltransferase GlcAT14A-like isoform X2 translates to MDINKSLNTSRYSKSGAPRIAYLISGTKGDSRRMMRTLQAIYHPRNQYILHLDLEAPARERLEMTQYVKSDATFDEVSNVRVMAQSNLVTYKGPTMIACTLQAIAIMLRENVEWDWFINLSASDYPLMTQDDLLHVFSNLSRNLNFIEHIHFTGWKLNQRAKPIIIDPGLYLSKKSDLSWTTQRRSLPTSFKLFTGSAWVMLTRSFVEYCIMGWDNLPRTILMYYTNFVSSPEGYFHTVICNNEEYRTTAISHDLHYIAWDNPPKQHPASLTMKDYDKMVKSKAPFARKFAKDDPVLDKIDKELLGRTLRFPLGAWCIGSTNGGSDPCSARGNDSVFNPGPGAERLQELVQTLLSEESRKKQCS
- the LOC119991717 gene encoding beta-glucuronosyltransferase GlcAT14A-like isoform X1, which produces MKLMSTKHPLTSMRKYANSHTTRFFSDRRWMIPFFTSLLISITLLFSAFFGLFTSPYGGDQLSLDRIPFGRADDSSEYFVEMDINKSLNTSRYSKSGAPRIAYLISGTKGDSRRMMRTLQAIYHPRNQYILHLDLEAPARERLEMTQYVKSDATFDEVSNVRVMAQSNLVTYKGPTMIACTLQAIAIMLRENVEWDWFINLSASDYPLMTQDDLLHVFSNLSRNLNFIEHIHFTGWKLNQRAKPIIIDPGLYLSKKSDLSWTTQRRSLPTSFKLFTGSAWVMLTRSFVEYCIMGWDNLPRTILMYYTNFVSSPEGYFHTVICNNEEYRTTAISHDLHYIAWDNPPKQHPASLTMKDYDKMVKSKAPFARKFAKDDPVLDKIDKELLGRTLRFPLGAWCIGSTNGGSDPCSARGNDSVFNPGPGAERLQELVQTLLSEESRKKQCS